The proteins below come from a single Mesobacillus jeotgali genomic window:
- the pilM gene encoding type IV pilus biogenesis protein PilM, whose protein sequence is MAFSLFSSRNKIVNIVLNDHSIRFVELKQNNPVIVNHYGHRYLPQGIISDGKILDFATLSNILDECIAEWKIAKREIRFIVPDSLVIIRKVSIPADVKDDEIDGYLYLELGSTIHLPFEDPVFDTIKLGTENNKQEILLFAAPEKYILEFEDLFKSVRLKPVAADISPLAIYRLYHHHDMAVRNEVLLTVQFDLDVVSLCIFEEQIPVFMRHIPGDLKDNWKLSLRREDHSNTELVYDGEVSDIIFQLEEIYRDIAKLMDFYRFSLTQGKKEVTRILVNGDHPMLDRAIADMTDRFGMSVSTINMKTTGSKSEELPVAFNLALGLGLKEV, encoded by the coding sequence ATGGCATTTTCCTTATTTTCCAGCAGAAACAAGATTGTCAATATCGTGCTCAATGACCATTCCATTCGTTTTGTGGAATTAAAACAGAACAACCCGGTCATAGTGAATCATTATGGACATAGGTACTTACCGCAAGGAATTATTTCAGATGGAAAAATCCTCGATTTTGCCACTCTATCCAATATATTGGATGAATGCATAGCTGAATGGAAAATAGCCAAAAGGGAGATTCGCTTCATCGTACCTGATTCCCTTGTCATTATCAGGAAGGTAAGTATCCCTGCGGATGTCAAAGATGATGAAATCGATGGCTACTTATATTTGGAGCTCGGTTCAACCATCCATTTGCCTTTTGAAGATCCTGTATTTGATACGATTAAACTAGGTACAGAAAATAATAAACAAGAGATTCTCTTATTCGCTGCCCCGGAAAAATACATACTTGAGTTTGAAGACTTATTTAAGAGTGTCAGACTTAAGCCAGTGGCAGCTGATATTTCACCGCTTGCCATCTACCGACTCTATCATCATCATGACATGGCAGTGAGAAATGAGGTATTGCTTACTGTTCAATTCGACCTTGATGTTGTCAGTCTGTGTATATTTGAAGAGCAAATCCCTGTTTTTATGCGACATATTCCAGGTGATTTAAAGGATAACTGGAAGCTTTCACTTCGGAGAGAGGATCATTCAAATACTGAACTCGTTTATGATGGGGAAGTATCCGATATTATCTTCCAGCTTGAGGAGATCTATCGGGATATTGCGAAATTAATGGATTTTTATCGATTTTCCCTGACACAGGGAAAAAAAGAGGTAACGAGAATTTTAGTAAATGGTGACCATCCCATGCTGGACCGGGCTATTGCCGATATGACCGACCGGTTTGGAATGTCTGTATCAACAATCAATATGAAAACAACTGGCTCGAAATCAGAAGAATTGCCAGTTGCGTTTAATCTTGCACTTGGGCTTGGCTTGAAAGAGGTGTAA